Proteins encoded together in one Papaver somniferum cultivar HN1 unplaced genomic scaffold, ASM357369v1 unplaced-scaffold_21, whole genome shotgun sequence window:
- the LOC113339693 gene encoding uncharacterized protein LOC113339693 produces the protein MKFFNWMQNKINGEQSASELSSKKLIGVPTENNIVMPERRNDEFSDWPNGLLEIGTFGYNSTDLTKAGQESLSSSSERHARSDCKDSRTTEQEISPSLSEVLGDGNLEDFTPKEVEILHEELKKLLSRKQKPALTEEEQCRTLSGRRGVKLFNLPLDKFLNCPSSLEVERKVINDVPCERELRPSLSVISSMRKSSSPKRTKSQKKKSIYLLLKKMFVCRSGFPPPAPPSFSDSLPESQIEKLLREIIKEKLYCPKTSPTRPIASKFLQNGNYYVETDKEDDGKDIVLEI, from the exons ATGAAG TTCTTTAATTGGATGCAAAACAAGATTAATGGAGAACAGTCGGCATCAGAACTGAGCAGCAAAAAACTTATCGGGGTTCCCACTGAAAACA ATATTGTTATGCCAGAACGCCGGAACGATGAATTCAGCGATTGGCCAAATGGGTTACTAGAAATTGGCACATTCGGTTACAACAGTACTGATCTTACTAAAGCTGGCCAAGAATCATTGTCGTCATCTTCAGAAAGGCATGCTCGCAGTGATTGCAAAGATAGTCGAACAACTGAACAAGAGATTAGTCCATCATTATCAGAAGTATTAGGAGACGGTAATTTAGAAGATTTTACACCAAAAGAAGTTGAAATACTACATGAGGAATTAAAAAAGTTATTGTCGCGTAAACAAAAACCAGCTCTTACAGAAGAAGAACAGTGTAGGACATTATCAGGAAGAAGAGGAGTCAAGTTGTTTAATCTTCCATTGGACAAGTTTCTGAACTGCCCGTCGAGTTTAGAAGTTGAACGTAAAGTTATTAATGATGTTCCATGTGAACGAGAGCTTCGACCTAGTTTAAGTGTTATATCAAGCATGAGAAAAAGCTCAAGTCCAAAACGTACTAAATCACAAAAGAAGAAGTCGATATATCTTCTTCTAAAGAAGATGTTTGTTTGTAGAAGTGGTTTCCCTCCTCCGGCACCTCCAAGTTTTAGTGATTCACTCCCTGAATCCCAAATCGAAAAG CTCTTGAGGGAAATAATTAAGGAGAAGCTATATTGTCCAAAAACCTCGCCTACTAGACCAATTGCAAGCAAATTCTTACAGAACGGAAACTATTATGTGGAAACagataaagaagatgatggtaaag ATATTGTTCTAGAGATATAA